From Helicoverpa armigera isolate CAAS_96S chromosome 19, ASM3070526v1, whole genome shotgun sequence, one genomic window encodes:
- the LOC110379770 gene encoding uncharacterized protein LOC110379770 — protein sequence MKKNNELGADKKPVTYLDETWINSHYTVRKCWQNSSDASVMKNTNPGQRWILVHAGGENGFVPGAELLYKCKSKTGEYHDEMDTINFVKWLNEKLLPNLPPNGIVVIDNAPCHSKQAEKVPHQTALKSEMQNWLTSQNITFNPKMTKPELYQLIKANKPEKKYIVDELSKEHGHEVVRLPPYHCDLNPIEYIWNLVKQRVADKNIDQSERQIEKLTKEAIQSITVEDWKKEINHVQRLENDFWEKDRHQEDQVRQFVISLGGEDSSSDSETDEDDTDNSEMSGVEELADD from the exons ATGAAGAAAAACAACGAACTTGGAGCAGACAAGAAACCAGTCACGTATTTGGACGAGACATGGATTAATTCCCACTACACTGTGAGAAAGTGCTGGCAGAACAGTTCTGATGCCAGTGTAATGAAAAATACGAATCCTGGTCAACGCTGGATTCTCGTGCATGCGGGTGGCGAAAATGGCTTTGTCCCTGGCGCAGAGTTACTCTACAAATGTAAAAGTAAGACAG GTGAATACCATGATGAAATGGATACGATCAATTTTGTTAAGTGGcttaatgaaaaattattgcCCAACTTGCCTCCAAACGGCATAGTTGTAATAGACAACGCACCATGCCACTCGAAACAGGCAGAAAAAGTCCCGCACCAAACTGCATTGAAGAGCGAGATGCAAAATTGGCTTACCAGTCAGAACATAACCTTTAATCCAAAAATGACGAAACCCGAGCTATATCAACTGATCAAAGCAAACAagccagaaaaaaaatatattgtggaCGAGTTGTCTAAAGAACATGGGCACGAAGTCGTACGTCTGCCACCCTACCACTGCGATTTAAATCCAATCGAATATATTTGGAATCTGGTCAAACAAAGGGTGGCAGACAAAAACATTGACCAGTCTGAAAGACAAATAGAGAAATTAACAAAAGAAGCCATACAGTCAATAACAGTGGAAGACTGGAAGAAAGAGATCAATCATGTGCAGAGATTAGAAAACGATTTCTGGGAGAAAGATCGTCACCAAGAAGATCAAGTGAGACAATTCGTGATATCACTTGGAGGAGAAGACAGCTCATCGGACAGCGAAACAGACGAAGACGACACAGATAACAGTGAGATGTCGGGTGTAGAAGAATTAGCCGATGATTAG
- the LOC135116583 gene encoding uncharacterized protein LOC135116583 translates to MDNETAIRLIEIYGSHSPLWDTRRKEYHNNNVREDLWDEIAKTFVQPKAALKLKMKSLLSSYRRERNREKTSNVTGCGRNKAYKSKWFAYEAFSFLHDRNNPIDAVDCGSPLEPGNTEQAIPVQGISEQGTSEPGTSEQGTRDQDTNTKEPRKEMPDNKRTYQESEYDAENQMIEEALEVMRKQNDSSNDPYVAFGMHIAAELRKYDATMFTRVKHSINTILYEADMELLNQSSTQEYNAENRRGYFTSQFTDHDSSSSSNMGTGLTQLIRDLDTDVD, encoded by the exons atggaTAATGAAACAGCAATTCGTCTTATTGAAATTTATGGCTCCCATAGTCCATTATGGGACACTAGACGTAAAGAATATCACAATAATAATGTGAGAGAAGATCTATGGGATGAAATAGCAAAAACATTCGTACAACCAAAAGCagctttaaaattgaaaatgaaaagtcTTTTGAGTTCTTATAGAAGGGAGAGAAACAGAGAAAAAACAAGTAATGTCACCGGTTGTG GTAGAAACAAGGCCTATAAATCTAAATGGTTTGCTTATGAAGCATTTAGTTTTTTACATGACAGGAATAACCCTATTGATGCagtg gatTGTGGCTCACCCTTAGAGCCGGGTAATACAGAACAAGCTATTCCGGTACAAGGCATTTCAGAACAAGGCACTTCAGAACCAGGAACTTCGGAACAAGGCACTCGAGACCAAGATACAAATACCAAGGAGCCAAGAAAAGAAATGCCAGATAACAAGAGGACATATCAAGAGTCAGAGTATGATGCTGAAAATCAAATGATAGAAGAAGCATTAGAAGTAATGCGAAAACAAAATGACAGTAGTAATGATCCTTACGTTGCTTTTGGCATGCACATAGCAGCCGAACTAAGAAAATATGATGCCACTATGTTTACGAGAGTCAAACATTCAATAAATACTATACTATACGAAGCTGATATGGAGCTCCTCAATCAATCATCAACACAAGAATATAACGCTGAAAACAGACGAGGATATTTCACTTCACAGTTTACCGATCATGACTCATCATCTTCTAGTAACATGGGTACTGGCCTTACACAATTGATTCGCGATTTAGACACGGATGTAGATTAA